One genomic window of Solanum stenotomum isolate F172 chromosome 9, ASM1918654v1, whole genome shotgun sequence includes the following:
- the LOC125877556 gene encoding uncharacterized protein LOC125877556, with amino-acid sequence MLKQLSINVSLIEALEQMPGYTKFMNYLVTKKRAVSFKDDDRLQHCSAIATRSFVQKNEDPGAFTIQCTIELLHFARALCDMGVRINLMPLSIYKKLGLGDPKLIVMLLPMPDRTVKRPISVLQDVDFEVPIILRRPFFVTALVDMEKGPMKFQLNNKEMSIEERLGVDALATVMMNFEGYGIEDYDELVATLDRFEFHSEPKRLELDMKNRDSPPARPSVEEASKLEFKVLPSHLWYVFLGRDDNNWVCPVQCVPKKCGITVVPNSKDELFSISPMTGWRVCMDYRKLNAWIENDHFHVPFMDQMLDRLAGKVWYYFLDGYSGYNQISISPKDQEKTTFTCPYRTFAFKQMPFV; translated from the exons ATGTTGAAACAGCTCTCCATCAATGTTtcgttgatagaagctttggagcaaatgcctgggtatacAAAGTTTATGAATTATTTGGTGACGAAGAAAAGGGCCGTGAGTTTTAAAGATGATGATAGgttgcaacattgtagtgctattgctacaaggtccTTTGTGCAGAAGAATGAAGATCCTGGTGCCTTTACTATTCAGTGTACCATCGAGTTGTTGCATTTTGCTAGGGCGCTATGTGATATGGGTGTTAGAATTAATCTaatgccattgtctatttacaagaaattgGGCTTAGGGGATCCAAAACTGATTGTGATGCTATTGCCCATGCCAGATAGAACTGTGAAGAGACCCATTAGTGTGCTCCAAGAT gtaGACTTTGAGGTTCCCATTATCCTTAGGAGACCATTCTTTGTCACCGCCTTGGTCGATATGGAGAAGGGGCCGATGAAGTTCCAATTGAATAATAAAGAG ATGTCTATTGAAgagaggttgggtgttgatgcactTGCAAcggtaatgatgaattttgagggttatggtattgaagactatgatgaattgGTTGCCACACTTGATAGGTTCGAATTCCATTCAGAACCAAAGAGAttggagttagacatgaagaatcgcgactCTCCACCCGCAAGACCGTCAGTCGAAGAGGCTTCAAAATTGGAGTTTAAGGTTCTACCATCACATTTgtggtatgtattcttggggagGGATG ataatAATTGGGTTTGTCCTGTTcagtgtgtgcccaagaaatGTGGGATTACTGTGGTTCCGAATTCTAAAGATGAACTTTTTTCGATAAGTCCcatgactggatggagagtctgcatggactaccgAAAATTAAATGCTTGGATAGAAAATGACCACTTCCATGTGCCGTTCATGGATCAAATGTTGGATCGACTTGCTGGTAAGGTttggtattattttcttgatggttattcgggtTACAATCAGATTTCCATATCTCcgaaagaccaagagaagaccaccttcacttgcccttatagGACTTTTGCCTTCAAACAGATGCCATTTGtgtaa